In Pelecanus crispus isolate bPelCri1 chromosome Z, bPelCri1.pri, whole genome shotgun sequence, the following are encoded in one genomic region:
- the LRRC19 gene encoding leucine-rich repeat-containing protein 19, whose protein sequence is MPLRSNRKALNMKLPWLVIMAGTLFLNSVTADCNVTSQTVTCEESGKNLSNIPTKFFQNVTKLSLKNNNITLKHSDKEILQSFTNLTELYLNENVITVLYNNSFCNLTKLVILDISNNNISTVHKAAFAGLNQLSVLNLSYNMITQLDSDAFTCLKSLTVLNLQYNFLNSFHIKLPFKLIKIILAGNPWTCSCDLLDLQIWLTASNVTMENENSTVCTFPNTKKKFSIKTAAIQPADCKIEKTSLENSITSTSAIKLKSSALLTALAPNNITGNNGTHAELPLLGKSWTFLAGVLGFVLSTTLLIFTALKCPTWYRYLISYSHRRLEQNDSEMFEQEFSADMSSFPTVLDTNNEDPVVIFEKIHAFVPGEDGFIEDKYIDSYVTKES, encoded by the exons GCTCTAAACATGAAACTCCCTTGGCTTGTAATCATGGCTGGAACACTGTTTTTGAATTCAGTCACTGCTGACTGCAACGTTACGTCCCAAACT gTCACTTGTGAGGAGTCTGGAAAGAACCTCTCCAATATCCCCACTAAGTTTTTCCAAAACGTTACTAAATTAAGcctcaaaaataataatatcactttaaaacatagtgacaaagaGATTCTTCAAAGCTTTACTAACCTCACTGAACTTTATCTGAATGAAAACGTGATTACTGTACTGTACAATAATAGCTTCTGCAATCTGACAAAACTCGTAATTCTGGATATCAGCAACAATAATATTAGCACAGTTCATAAAGCAGCATTTGCAGGATTAAATCAACTGTCAGTGTTGAATCTCTCCTATAATATGATTACTCAACTAGATTCAGATGCATTTACTTGTCTAAAAAGTCTGACAGTTTTAAATCTACAGTATAACTTCCTGAACTCTTTTCATAtaaaattgccttttaaattgattaaaataattttagctgGAAACCCATGGACCTGCTCCTGTGACCTCCTTGATTTACAGATATGGCTAACTGCCTCCAATGTCACAATGG aaaatgaaaacagcactGTATGTACATTCccaaacaccaagaaaaaattCTCCATCAAGACGGCAGCTATCCAACCAGCTGACTGCAAAATTGAAAAAACTTCTTTAGAAAACAGTATAACATCCACTTCTGCCATTAAACTTAAAAGTAGTGCCTTACTAACAGCTCTGGCTCCAAACAACATCACTGGAAACAATGGAACACATGCAG AGTTACCACTTCTTGGCAAAAGTTGGACCTTCCTAGCAGGTGTCCTAGGGTTTGTCCTAAGCACTACACTCCTGATTTTTACTGCTCTAAAATGCCCAACATGGTATCGCTATTTGATCAGCTACAGTCACCGTCGTCTGGAACAAAATGACTCAGAGATGTTTGAACAGGAGTTCTCAGCTGACATGAGCTCTTTTCCTACAGTACTGGATACAAACAATGAAGATCCTGTAGTAATATTTGAGAAAATTCATGCATTTGTGCCTGGGGAGGATGGATTTATTGAGGATAAATACATAGATTCTTATGTAACTAAGGAGAGTTAA